From Chryseobacterium gallinarum, one genomic window encodes:
- a CDS encoding type B 50S ribosomal protein L31: protein MKNGIHPENYRLVVFKDMSNDEVFLCKSTAETKDTIEYEGQEYPLIKMEISSTSHPFYTGKVKLVDTAGRVDKFMNKYKKFAK, encoded by the coding sequence ATGAAAAACGGAATTCACCCAGAAAATTATAGACTTGTTGTTTTCAAAGATATGAGTAACGACGAGGTGTTTCTTTGCAAGTCTACTGCAGAAACAAAAGACACTATCGAGTATGAAGGACAAGAGTACCCTTTGATTAAAATGGAAATCTCTTCAACTTCTCACCCTTTCTACACTGGTAAAGTGAAATTAGTTGACACTGCAGGTAGAGTTGATAAGTTCATGAACAAATACAAAAAATTCGCTAAATAA
- a CDS encoding 3-phosphoshikimate 1-carboxyvinyltransferase: MKLEKSELTGNKTVQISGSKSISNRLLILESLFKNIPIGNLSNSQDTQLLKKALAENTDTVDIHHAGTAMRFLTSYYSIMEGKTTILTGSKRMKERPIKNLVNALQDLGAEIEYLENEGFPPLKITGKKIIQSQVHVPANISSQFITSLLLIAGKLENGLAIHLVGEVTSRSYIEMTLDILTRFGIQNSFEGNTIKVEPFDTKKASTPVHYEVESDWSSASYFYSICALGRKMIHLKSFYKKSTQGDSAIAGIYENFFGIKTIFSEEEHTITLEPQPDFSFPEKIVLDMNNCPDIAQTLCVTAAALKIPFEISGLGTLRVKETDRLQALYNELKKLGTETEITDLTIKSVSFGEPQKDISIATYQDHRMAMSFAPFCLIGELTIEDDNVVEKSYPMFWEDLSGILTS; this comes from the coding sequence ATGAAGCTAGAAAAATCAGAATTAACAGGAAATAAAACAGTACAGATCAGCGGTTCGAAAAGTATTTCGAATCGTTTATTGATTTTGGAGAGTTTATTTAAAAACATACCAATCGGGAACCTTTCCAATTCCCAGGACACCCAATTGCTGAAAAAAGCATTGGCTGAGAATACGGATACCGTAGACATTCACCATGCCGGAACTGCTATGCGTTTTCTGACTTCCTACTATTCAATCATGGAAGGGAAGACCACAATTCTTACGGGATCTAAAAGGATGAAGGAAAGACCTATAAAAAATCTGGTCAATGCATTACAGGATCTCGGTGCCGAAATTGAATATCTGGAAAATGAAGGTTTTCCACCTTTAAAAATTACGGGTAAAAAGATTATTCAGAGCCAGGTACATGTACCGGCCAATATTTCAAGCCAGTTTATCACTTCCCTGCTTCTTATTGCCGGTAAGCTTGAAAACGGACTGGCTATTCATCTTGTAGGGGAGGTAACATCCAGATCTTATATTGAAATGACACTTGATATTTTAACAAGGTTTGGAATTCAAAATAGCTTTGAAGGAAATACCATTAAAGTAGAACCTTTTGATACAAAAAAAGCATCTACGCCCGTTCATTATGAAGTGGAGAGCGACTGGAGCTCTGCTTCCTATTTTTATTCTATCTGCGCCCTGGGCAGAAAGATGATCCATTTAAAAAGTTTTTACAAAAAATCAACCCAGGGGGATTCTGCAATTGCCGGAATCTATGAAAATTTCTTCGGTATCAAGACTATTTTCTCTGAAGAAGAACATACCATCACGTTAGAACCTCAGCCGGATTTTTCATTCCCTGAAAAGATTGTCCTGGATATGAATAACTGCCCGGATATTGCCCAGACACTTTGTGTAACAGCCGCTGCGTTAAAGATTCCTTTTGAAATTTCAGGATTGGGAACTTTAAGGGTAAAGGAAACCGACAGGCTCCAGGCTTTATATAATGAGCTTAAGAAACTGGGAACGGAGACGGAAATTACTGACTTAACCATCAAATCGGTCAGCTTCGGAGAACCGCAAAAAGATATTTCGATTGCTACGTATCAGGATCACAGAATGGCAATGAGCTTTGCCCCGTTCTGCCTGATCGGTGAACTCACCATTGAAGATGATAATGTGGTAGAAAAATCTTACCCGATGTTCTGGGAAGATCTGTCCGGTATATTAACTAGTTGA
- a CDS encoding alkaline phosphatase — translation MKLSKILAVLALAAFTENQAQNYLNYSVENAHSHNDYMQEVPFWQAYYAQFGSIEADVFLVKGKLWVAHTEKELSAGRTLENLYLDTISKQIKLNKGNIYPDPNRKLQLLIDIKQNYKTSLNALVNTLKKYPEITGNSGIKIVITGGRPQPDDFKNYPDYLYFDGDPDKNYTEDQLKRIGMFSADLPGLVKWNGKGIPRDEETAKIKSVVEKAHARKKPVRFYGAPDFPNAWVNLMDLGVDYINTDHIPDLKKFMNTIPKNFYKNTKEYATYTPTYKTDGIDKKVKNVILLIPDGTSLPQYYAAFTANKGKLNVFNMKATGLSKTNSSNAYITDSAPGSTAFATGVKTKNTFVGVDGMGKALAQIPDIIAAKGMVSGLISTGDVTDATPADFYAHSDNRNSSELILKDFITSKAKILIGGPTNGLTRETEQKLKEAKVDIYHDLKSATTSNRTLVIDPLASQRITDGRGNWLADAFDLTLNDLKNNKKGFFMMVEASQTDGGGHSNNMEQLVTELLDFDHVVGKAMKFADENKETLVVVVGDHETGGLTLLDGSLREGWVFGNFSTNDHTSIPSNVFAYGPNSKEFTGLFENTEIFNKIMAAYGIQK, via the coding sequence ATGAAACTATCAAAAATATTGGCTGTATTGGCTCTGGCAGCTTTTACTGAAAATCAGGCTCAGAATTATTTAAACTATAGTGTGGAAAACGCACATTCACACAATGACTATATGCAGGAAGTTCCTTTCTGGCAGGCGTATTATGCACAGTTTGGTTCTATTGAAGCCGATGTTTTTCTGGTAAAAGGGAAATTATGGGTAGCACATACGGAAAAAGAACTCTCAGCCGGCAGAACGCTGGAGAACCTCTATCTGGATACTATTTCCAAACAGATAAAGCTGAATAAGGGAAATATTTACCCGGATCCCAATAGAAAATTACAATTGCTCATCGATATCAAGCAGAATTATAAAACGAGCCTGAATGCATTGGTAAACACCTTAAAAAAGTATCCTGAAATTACAGGAAACAGCGGGATTAAAATTGTCATTACAGGAGGAAGGCCACAACCGGACGATTTTAAGAACTACCCAGATTACCTTTATTTCGATGGGGATCCTGATAAAAATTACACAGAAGATCAGTTAAAAAGAATTGGAATGTTCAGTGCTGACCTCCCTGGGCTCGTAAAATGGAATGGGAAAGGAATTCCAAGAGATGAAGAAACAGCGAAAATAAAATCAGTTGTAGAAAAAGCACATGCTCGGAAAAAACCGGTACGCTTTTATGGAGCCCCTGATTTTCCCAATGCATGGGTGAATCTGATGGACCTTGGAGTGGATTATATCAACACCGACCATATCCCGGATCTTAAGAAGTTCATGAATACTATTCCTAAGAACTTTTACAAGAATACAAAAGAATATGCAACTTATACTCCAACCTATAAAACAGATGGTATTGATAAAAAAGTAAAAAATGTAATTCTCCTGATTCCGGACGGAACTTCCTTACCGCAATATTATGCCGCATTTACTGCCAACAAAGGGAAGCTGAATGTTTTCAATATGAAAGCAACAGGGCTCTCTAAAACCAATTCTTCCAATGCCTATATTACAGATTCAGCCCCGGGATCTACAGCATTTGCTACCGGAGTGAAAACTAAAAATACCTTTGTAGGAGTTGACGGAATGGGAAAAGCATTGGCACAGATTCCTGATATTATCGCGGCTAAAGGAATGGTTTCCGGTTTAATTTCTACCGGAGATGTTACCGATGCTACCCCGGCAGATTTTTACGCCCATTCAGACAACAGAAACAGTTCAGAACTGATACTTAAAGATTTTATTACCTCTAAAGCAAAAATCCTGATCGGCGGACCTACCAATGGATTAACCCGGGAGACGGAGCAAAAGCTGAAAGAAGCAAAAGTAGATATTTATCACGATCTGAAATCAGCCACAACCAGTAATCGTACGCTGGTAATAGATCCTTTAGCCTCCCAAAGAATCACCGATGGACGAGGTAACTGGCTTGCCGATGCATTTGATCTTACTTTGAATGATTTAAAAAATAATAAAAAAGGCTTCTTTATGATGGTGGAAGCTTCTCAAACAGATGGAGGTGGACATAGCAATAATATGGAACAGCTGGTTACCGAATTACTAGATTTTGACCATGTGGTAGGAAAAGCGATGAAGTTTGCAGATGAAAATAAAGAAACATTAGTAGTGGTGGTAGGAGACCATGAAACGGGAGGGTTAACCCTTCTTGATGGAAGTCTCAGGGAAGGCTGGGTATTCGGAAACTTTAGTACCAATGATCATACTTCGATCCCGTCAAATGTTTTTGCTTATGGCCCGAATTCTAAAGAATTTACGGGGTTGTTTGAAAATACAGAGATCTTCAATAAGATTATGGCTGCTTACGGGATCCAAAAATAG
- a CDS encoding nucleotide pyrophosphohydrolase, with translation MEITQLQQQVDEWIKTIGVRYFNELTNMAMLTEEVGEVARIIARRYGEQSEKESDKSKDLGEELADVLFVTLCLANQTGVNLQDAFDRKMKIKTDRDKERHQNNEKLK, from the coding sequence ATGGAAATTACTCAACTGCAACAGCAAGTCGATGAATGGATCAAAACCATCGGCGTACGGTATTTTAATGAACTCACCAATATGGCGATGCTGACTGAAGAAGTTGGCGAAGTTGCCAGAATCATCGCCAGAAGGTATGGCGAACAGAGTGAGAAAGAAAGTGATAAAAGCAAAGACCTGGGAGAGGAACTTGCAGATGTACTTTTTGTAACTTTGTGCCTTGCCAACCAAACCGGGGTCAATCTGCAGGACGCCTTCGACAGAAAAATGAAAATAAAAACTGATCGCGACAAGGAACGGCATCAGAATAATGAAAAACTGAAGTGA
- a CDS encoding GlmU family protein, translated as MQLVFSDAQYWEDFLPLTFTRPVAAMRCGILTFSERWSKILENTEISYFTETYLQDKFKSPDEKESLFLVPNFLPTETVIQQIRDLKQGEALVYEDELVAARINMKGFSLNQIEKMTDIKEDLIFFKKPADLFTYNHHAIDFDFDLLTKGRTSQELSSTNGFLGDKKDLFIEEGAEIEFSTLNTRTGKIYIGKNTEVMEGCHLRGPIALGDHSKFNLGAKIYGATTIGPHCKVGGEVNNIIIFGYSSKGHEGFVGNSVIGEWCNFGADSNSSNMKNNYAHVRFWNYRTKAFEDTGLQFAGLIMGDHSKTAINTQLNTGTVVGVASNIFKPGFPPNLVENFSWGGLKDDERFRLDKVYEVAERAMARRKVALSEEDKAILKHIFDNY; from the coding sequence ATGCAATTAGTATTTTCAGACGCACAATATTGGGAAGACTTTCTTCCACTTACCTTCACCCGCCCCGTGGCAGCCATGCGATGTGGAATTCTTACCTTCTCCGAAAGATGGTCTAAAATCCTGGAGAATACCGAAATTTCTTACTTCACGGAAACTTATCTTCAGGATAAATTTAAAAGCCCTGATGAAAAAGAAAGTCTCTTTCTGGTTCCGAACTTTCTGCCTACGGAAACTGTTATTCAACAGATCAGGGATCTTAAACAGGGAGAAGCTTTGGTATATGAAGATGAATTGGTAGCGGCCAGAATAAACATGAAAGGCTTTTCCTTAAACCAGATTGAAAAAATGACAGATATTAAAGAAGACCTGATCTTCTTTAAAAAGCCTGCTGACCTGTTTACTTATAACCATCACGCTATAGATTTTGACTTTGATCTTCTTACGAAAGGCAGGACTTCACAGGAATTGTCTTCCACCAATGGTTTTTTAGGGGACAAAAAAGACCTGTTTATTGAAGAAGGAGCAGAAATTGAATTTTCTACATTGAATACCAGAACCGGAAAAATCTATATTGGAAAAAATACTGAAGTGATGGAAGGATGTCATCTCCGGGGCCCTATAGCGCTTGGCGATCACTCAAAATTCAATCTGGGAGCCAAAATTTATGGAGCCACTACGATTGGTCCCCATTGTAAAGTAGGAGGAGAGGTCAATAATATTATCATTTTCGGTTACTCCAGTAAAGGACATGAAGGTTTTGTAGGGAATTCTGTGATCGGGGAATGGTGTAATTTCGGTGCAGACAGTAACTCTTCCAATATGAAGAACAATTATGCCCATGTAAGATTCTGGAATTACAGGACCAAAGCCTTTGAAGACACCGGACTACAGTTTGCCGGCCTGATTATGGGCGATCATTCCAAAACGGCCATCAATACACAGCTGAATACAGGAACTGTAGTAGGTGTAGCTTCTAATATTTTTAAACCGGGCTTTCCGCCTAATCTTGTAGAAAACTTTTCATGGGGCGGATTGAAAGATGATGAAAGGTTCAGGCTGGATAAAGTTTACGAAGTGGCAGAAAGAGCAATGGCCAGAAGAAAAGTGGCTTTATCAGAGGAAGACAAAGCGATTTTAAAACATATTTTTGATAACTATTAG
- a CDS encoding RagB/SusD family nutrient uptake outer membrane protein, translating to MKFFNKAILISGIFLALSSCTNELDIQPEGTPTEANFWKTENDLITGANAMYKPLSDSEFYGRGFFWFINASDDMVTGRAKSEADNVKNFSSNYIAAGDLETQWNKRYTVIGVANRVIRNVNNIQASQATKNKYLGEALFMSSRMYFELAYSYGNEKAGVPIVDRTKEPDPKPVPRAANVMENYNYIVNDLKKAAELLPSQEELPAKDYGRPHKAAAWALLAKVYLFMKDWQNAAYWANEVMTKGNRNLLNNYADVFKAENNYSSEYIWSVPSTPKFNSVGSILPGVMLENKGWGEYNGWGYFQPTKELYDEYEAGDKRRSTTILKLGDKFTFNGTERTYASSNSLTGYQFNKYMDAFKYPLSSGHVSANGDYPCTDLAIPIMRYAEVILIKAEARLMMGQNADQEINMIRTRAGLAPKTGCTMADLKHERRCELAGEWADRHRDLVRWGDAQANYAKPLHGINGQVVWAARNFNPAIHNVWAVPQAEIVNSYGVIKQNEGW from the coding sequence ATGAAATTTTTTAATAAAGCAATTTTAATCTCAGGAATATTTTTAGCGCTCTCATCGTGTACAAATGAACTGGATATACAACCGGAAGGAACTCCTACGGAAGCCAACTTCTGGAAAACAGAAAATGACCTGATCACAGGTGCAAATGCAATGTATAAACCACTTTCCGACAGTGAATTTTATGGAAGAGGCTTTTTCTGGTTCATTAATGCCAGTGATGATATGGTTACGGGAAGAGCAAAAAGTGAAGCCGATAATGTGAAGAATTTCAGCAGCAATTATATCGCGGCAGGAGATCTGGAAACCCAATGGAATAAAAGATATACGGTAATAGGAGTGGCTAACCGCGTCATTCGTAATGTTAATAACATCCAGGCGTCACAAGCGACTAAAAATAAGTATCTGGGTGAAGCCTTGTTCATGAGCAGCAGGATGTACTTTGAGCTGGCTTATAGCTATGGAAATGAAAAAGCAGGAGTTCCCATCGTAGACCGCACCAAAGAGCCCGATCCGAAGCCCGTTCCCAGGGCAGCCAATGTCATGGAAAATTACAATTATATTGTGAATGACCTGAAAAAAGCGGCAGAACTATTACCTAGCCAGGAAGAGCTTCCTGCCAAAGATTACGGAAGACCTCATAAAGCGGCAGCATGGGCACTTTTGGCAAAAGTATATTTGTTTATGAAAGATTGGCAGAATGCAGCCTATTGGGCTAATGAGGTGATGACAAAAGGAAACAGGAATCTTTTAAACAACTATGCAGATGTTTTCAAGGCTGAAAATAATTATAGTTCAGAATATATCTGGTCTGTACCAAGTACCCCTAAATTTAATTCTGTAGGAAGTATCCTACCCGGAGTAATGCTTGAAAATAAAGGCTGGGGTGAGTATAACGGATGGGGATATTTCCAGCCAACGAAGGAATTATATGATGAGTATGAAGCCGGAGATAAAAGGAGGAGTACAACGATTTTGAAATTAGGAGATAAATTTACCTTTAACGGAACAGAAAGAACTTACGCTTCTTCAAACTCCCTTACAGGATACCAGTTCAATAAATATATGGATGCTTTTAAATATCCATTAAGCAGTGGCCATGTAAGTGCCAACGGAGACTACCCATGTACAGACCTTGCCATCCCTATTATGCGCTATGCTGAGGTGATCCTTATCAAAGCGGAAGCCAGACTGATGATGGGACAAAATGCCGATCAGGAAATCAATATGATCAGAACACGTGCAGGTCTGGCACCGAAAACCGGATGTACAATGGCCGACCTGAAGCATGAAAGACGCTGTGAACTGGCAGGAGAATGGGCAGACCGGCACAGGGATCTTGTCCGTTGGGGAGATGCACAGGCTAATTATGCAAAACCTTTACATGGGATTAACGGACAGGTGGTCTGGGCAGCTAGAAACTTTAATCCGGCAATCCATAATGTCTGGGCAGTGCCACAAGCTGAAATTGTAAACAGTTACGGTGTTATTAAACAAAATGAAGGCTGGTAA
- a CDS encoding phosphatidylinositol-specific phospholipase C encodes MSKQSMRRFTAIVLGMAAANLFFSCSNDSIIERDATETTLASAGKMNYMASLASIEMNNWMSGLQDNISISKISIPGTHDSGARIDAPVVSGTAKTQNLSIAEQLDAGVRFLDIRCRHIDNSFTIHHGAIYQNLNFDDVLNACYAFLNSHPSETIIMSVKEEYDASNTTRSFEQTFDSYIQKNPSKWDLGAGIPNLGDVRGKIKLLRRFSAGTSKGINATSWADNTTFEINNSEAQLKVQDYYKVTNNDDKWAGISSLLNEAKNNTGNRLFINFTSGYKPGIFGIPSIPTVSNYINPKLKTFFQTNTKGSYGVLPVDFVSAELSELIVKTNF; translated from the coding sequence ATGTCAAAACAAAGCATGAGACGCTTTACAGCCATTGTCCTTGGTATGGCTGCTGCCAACCTGTTTTTTTCCTGTTCAAATGACAGCATTATTGAAAGAGATGCCACTGAAACCACTCTTGCTTCCGCAGGAAAAATGAATTATATGGCTTCTTTGGCGTCTATTGAGATGAACAACTGGATGTCCGGGCTTCAGGATAATATTTCCATTTCAAAGATTTCCATTCCCGGGACCCATGATTCGGGAGCACGTATAGATGCCCCTGTTGTATCTGGTACAGCAAAAACACAAAACCTCAGTATTGCCGAACAGCTGGATGCAGGAGTACGTTTTCTGGATATCCGTTGCAGGCATATTGATAATTCTTTCACAATTCATCACGGAGCTATCTACCAAAATCTGAATTTTGATGATGTGCTTAACGCCTGTTATGCTTTTTTGAACAGCCACCCGTCAGAAACAATCATCATGTCTGTAAAAGAGGAATATGATGCTTCCAATACAACAAGGAGTTTTGAACAGACTTTTGATTCGTATATTCAGAAAAACCCTTCTAAATGGGACCTGGGAGCCGGCATACCTAACCTGGGTGATGTAAGGGGAAAAATTAAATTACTGAGAAGGTTTTCTGCAGGAACATCAAAAGGAATCAATGCTACTTCCTGGGCCGATAACACTACTTTTGAAATTAACAATTCCGAAGCACAACTTAAAGTTCAGGATTATTATAAAGTAACCAATAATGATGATAAATGGGCGGGAATATCCAGCCTGCTTAATGAGGCTAAAAATAATACCGGGAACAGGCTTTTCATCAATTTCACAAGTGGCTATAAACCCGGGATATTTGGAATACCAAGCATTCCAACCGTTTCAAATTACATTAATCCCAAGCTTAAGACGTTCTTCCAGACCAATACCAAAGGTTCGTATGGAGTCTTGCCTGTTGATTTTGTCAGCGCAGAATTATCAGAGCTGATTGTTAAGACTAATTTTTAG